The Christiangramia flava JLT2011 region GGTAATTTTATAAACTGTTTTAACCAGTTGTATGAAATTTTCATGGGTTATCTTTTTCGAAACGCAAAGATAGTATTACCAAATTTGTTTGCATAATCTCAATAAAAGAAAAAGGAGCCATTTTTGGCCCCTTTCAGATGCTTAGTCGTTGACTGATAATCATTGCTTGGTGAAAGTCATTTCAGCTACCGGATTTTCCTGGTCGCCTTTCAATTCATGAATTTCCCAGGCGATATCACCTGAAGCTTTATTCAGTATATGACGAACCATCATTTTCTTACCGTTTTCTTCATATGCTTCAGTAAAAACTACTTTCTGAGGGGAGGATTCCTCAATTTTCAATACCGAAGTTTCGATTCCATTTGGGGAATTTCCGGCAAACACCATATCGTACTGCTCATCAATTGCATCATAGGCGATGATCCTGGTTCCCACATAATCTCCATTTTTGTCTTTCATAATGCCTGTTAGAACATTGTTTTTACCATTGGCACTGAACTCCACACTTCCCTGCTGGGTCATGTTTTTCTCTCCATCCTGGATGCGGAACATTTTCGTATTCCATTTGCCTTTTAGGAACTGAAGGTCTGAACCGGCTCCTTCGAGCATGGCCAGCTTGGATTTTGAAGCTTCGAGCATTTGTTGTTTAGCTTCCGCGTCATCCATGGTTGCAGAAAGTTCAATGGCCTTCTG contains the following coding sequences:
- a CDS encoding tetratricopeptide repeat protein, encoding MKSVIQRALASATLFLFLSVTYAQQTTQVSTTVNPSEELYQHYKQNGIDAAIKMYDSSPSKGDEYTLLSEPLNVLGYRLMDEGDLDAAEKAFKAQIDEYPNEANPYDSYADLLMEKGDEAGAKKNYQKAIELSATMDDAEAKQQMLEASKSKLAMLEGAGSDLQFLKGKWNTKMFRIQDGEKNMTQQGSVEFSANGKNNVLTGIMKDKNGDYVGTRIIAYDAIDEQYDMVFAGNSPNGIETSVLKIEESSPQKVVFTEAYEENGKKMMVRHILNKASGDIAWEIHELKGDQENPVAEMTFTKQ